Proteins encoded in a region of the Verrucomicrobiia bacterium genome:
- a CDS encoding phosphomannomutase/phosphoglucomutase: MSTFDQSIFRAYDMRGIYPDQMNEDVAYAAGQGFVQVMQAKNVVVGRDVRVTGKSLIDALIKGIRDAGANAIEIGVISTEMLYFAAATLECDGGLSVTASHNPSEWNGLKFIGKGAIPLTKEGDLGKVYDFINSGEKIEAPTKGTASSKVLTDEYIAFLQQFLPQNLPNLKMVANVNFGANGQYVDAITKNLPLEIVRLNWEQDGTFPKGTPDPLLPKNRAEILERIRTEKADFGVAWDADADRCFFYDDQGRFFHGYYITALLIRHFFAKEENASAIVERRMTWANIDAAKECGGTTVYSRTGHGYIKKAMRDHHSIVGGETSGHYYFRDYFYCDTGLVTFLVVLGMFAKEIEAGRTVGNLLDTYMEKYPICPEELNYITPDAKTIMESAAAKYSDAEQNHEDGLTVEYADWRFNLRMSSNEPVLRLNMEARSQALLDDRFKEVTTYIESFGAKLRDDHA; this comes from the coding sequence ATGAGTACATTTGATCAGTCCATCTTCCGTGCATATGACATGCGCGGGATCTACCCCGATCAAATGAATGAGGATGTTGCGTATGCCGCAGGGCAAGGTTTTGTCCAAGTAATGCAGGCCAAAAACGTAGTTGTAGGACGAGACGTACGCGTAACAGGAAAGTCCCTTATTGATGCACTGATAAAGGGCATTAGGGATGCCGGTGCCAACGCCATTGAAATTGGCGTCATTTCTACCGAGATGCTCTATTTTGCCGCTGCTACCCTGGAATGTGACGGAGGCCTAAGCGTTACCGCCTCACATAACCCAAGCGAGTGGAACGGGCTCAAGTTCATCGGCAAAGGCGCCATCCCCCTTACCAAGGAAGGTGATCTGGGGAAAGTTTATGACTTCATAAATTCTGGGGAAAAGATTGAAGCACCTACAAAAGGCACAGCGAGCAGTAAGGTCCTGACGGATGAATACATAGCCTTCCTGCAGCAGTTCCTTCCTCAGAATCTTCCCAATCTTAAAATGGTTGCCAATGTAAACTTTGGCGCCAATGGCCAGTACGTTGATGCCATCACCAAGAACCTTCCCCTGGAGATTGTTCGGCTGAACTGGGAACAAGACGGCACCTTTCCTAAAGGAACCCCAGACCCTCTCCTTCCTAAGAACCGGGCTGAGATTTTAGAGCGCATCCGTACCGAGAAAGCCGACTTTGGTGTAGCCTGGGACGCCGATGCCGACCGCTGTTTCTTTTACGATGACCAAGGCCGCTTCTTCCACGGGTACTACATTACGGCGCTTCTCATCCGCCATTTCTTTGCCAAGGAGGAAAATGCTTCCGCCATTGTAGAGCGCCGTATGACCTGGGCAAACATTGATGCGGCGAAAGAATGTGGGGGCACCACCGTCTACAGCCGGACTGGCCATGGCTACATTAAGAAGGCCATGCGCGACCACCACTCCATAGTGGGTGGCGAAACCAGCGGACACTACTACTTCCGCGACTATTTTTACTGTGACACCGGCTTGGTAACTTTCTTAGTGGTCTTGGGGATGTTTGCCAAAGAAATTGAAGCCGGACGCACCGTGGGCAACCTCCTGGACACCTATATGGAAAAGTATCCCATCTGCCCAGAAGAGCTGAACTACATTACGCCTGATGCCAAGACCATCATGGAGAGTGCGGCGGCCAAGTATTCTGACGCTGAACAAAACCATGAGGATGGCTTGACGGTAGAGTACGCAGACTGGCGCTTTAACCTGCGCATGTCCAGTAATGAACCCGTCCTGCGTCTCAACATGGAAGCCCGCTCACAGGCCCTGCTTGATGACCGCTTTAAGGAAGTAACCACTTACATTGAAAGCTTTGGGGCAAAGCTCAGGGACGACCATGCCTAA
- a CDS encoding ROK family protein produces MPNTVLAFDIGGTKTAWAIVDEEGTLGKRGEFATPQDRETFLAQFKKVVDAHADVAGVGIGIAGTVSANHKNTLVCPNIPELSHLELSETVSKPCAIDNDGRCALIGEAWLGAATDTSSAVMITLGTGVGGAVMQRYKVLPHPTDLSLEISHLVADPDDYYPAKAGRGTIEALIGGKNIEARYEVSLAEMSGRTQKDDTDATEFWQILQHAFHQCIRAIHEAYGCRMIIVGGRGVKDLPLYLGGNPTPCPVIPAKLGPDAGLYGAARLGFDAVEEDAKDWDEE; encoded by the coding sequence ATGCCTAATACTGTACTTGCATTTGATATTGGCGGCACAAAGACTGCGTGGGCCATTGTTGATGAGGAAGGCACGTTAGGGAAACGTGGTGAGTTTGCCACCCCCCAAGACCGGGAAACCTTTTTGGCCCAGTTCAAAAAGGTGGTTGATGCCCATGCCGATGTGGCAGGAGTAGGGATTGGGATTGCTGGGACCGTTTCCGCCAACCACAAGAACACTTTGGTTTGCCCAAATATTCCAGAGCTCTCCCACTTGGAACTAAGTGAAACGGTGAGCAAGCCTTGTGCTATTGATAACGATGGCCGCTGCGCACTTATTGGTGAGGCCTGGCTGGGCGCCGCCACTGACACGTCCAGCGCCGTTATGATTACCCTAGGCACTGGCGTAGGGGGAGCTGTCATGCAAAGGTACAAAGTCCTTCCCCATCCCACCGATCTCTCATTAGAAATTTCCCACCTTGTGGCGGATCCGGATGACTATTATCCCGCTAAAGCTGGGCGAGGAACTATTGAGGCGCTCATTGGCGGGAAAAACATTGAGGCCCGCTATGAAGTATCGCTCGCTGAGATGTCAGGGCGCACACAAAAAGATGATACTGATGCGACAGAATTCTGGCAGATCCTCCAACACGCGTTTCACCAATGTATCCGCGCCATCCACGAAGCATATGGCTGCCGCATGATTATAGTGGGAGGACGAGGCGTAAAAGACCTTCCCCTCTACCTTGGCGGCAACCCAACGCCTTGCCCCGTAATCCCCGCCAAGCTTGGCCCTGATGCCGGCCTCTACGGCGCTGCCCGCCTTGGTTTTGACGCAGTAGAAGAAGACGCTAAAGATTGGGACGAGGAGTAG
- a CDS encoding choice-of-anchor U domain-containing protein: MKMYSFALRALVAILCLVLVTGGLTRVLANDTVITHTSAGDFATGTAGTGIDLATTPGSVALSHTETETDFDDTLLPGNVTVEDYQDTGILPASGFATVASFPALNLIVIGGYGYGVALTDSKGTSTIDDDTLVTLYSTSSSPALPNNNVSNVVADVENNILYLGFYNYGFIGLSLAGTLAAGDDSIVAVYGGGGSYPNLTYASDNARSPFLTFGPNGEVYIRHFGNTHIIDRGGTPLNQADDTVYTPRLGSNAIYGGVTVNYINGFSFNEANDLVYIATPEHGLFAVDTQGTPNPADDTLHFRYYSGSTPPLSYMGEPVDAVGRVQVSTTSPDLLLALSSPTFLHTQGTLTVADDTFDAVIPTSSTYNDPLIQGKTITDTAEDISTGALYLEVSDGTHYLFDPNHVLSTKTYLHTLTPTNSFSFILFFLATTETIISSPGLPYPTSRSIKDAFATSRDITTYVDITADPKPALLSWTQTTPTGTSITTRTRSGNNEGSPTVISFDSEDDFAYQPDPNTWNTTTFETSSVHDGSLFISNLGDNSNPNTGIYFGIDTLKSAGFFDVGSSVLVRYRINSSTLSPSSVNVYTYTDDWSDNNSTNVHPAMNTWQEDSFTVEYVSFSTIGIGIEFNGTEWDAGDSFEIDSITIIPTITYSEWSDPCPSTTNCPIETSPTDTALQYKFSLATTDEFATPEVGTATLDTGYPSSATFTSAVLNGAETVSWDTAELTATLPSLTGATVATRTGPTNSPDGDWSTWEGVTESVIASPENQYAQYRLTLTSSNPLATPEVTSVAVTYSPAAVATPTPTATPTPTPTPTPTPSPTATPTLTVDEDADGISNVVEVAAPNSGDANSDGTLDNDQENVASFVNPVTEGYTSLQVDAAYTITSVSTATEASKPAADSGFSYPAGLVSFTASGGTSGFTATITLFFYGLTGSDFVGRKYDASNQSYAAIPGAAVSQVTIGGQSAVKLVYNITDGSSLDEDGVANGTIVDPVGLAALVVGAPKTGLP; the protein is encoded by the coding sequence ATGAAAATGTATTCTTTCGCTTTGCGCGCCCTCGTAGCCATTCTCTGCTTAGTACTCGTAACAGGTGGGCTTACCCGCGTTCTAGCGAATGACACAGTTATTACCCACACCAGCGCCGGCGATTTTGCCACCGGCACTGCTGGCACCGGCATAGACCTTGCTACTACCCCGGGCAGTGTTGCACTCTCTCACACTGAAACCGAGACAGATTTTGACGACACCCTCCTTCCTGGTAACGTCACCGTGGAAGACTACCAAGATACCGGTATTCTCCCCGCTAGTGGTTTTGCCACTGTCGCCAGCTTCCCGGCTCTTAACCTGATTGTGATTGGCGGTTACGGTTACGGCGTTGCACTTACCGACTCAAAGGGAACATCAACCATTGATGATGACACGCTCGTTACCCTTTACTCCACCAGTAGCAGCCCTGCACTTCCTAATAACAACGTGAGTAATGTAGTCGCCGATGTTGAGAACAACATTCTCTACCTAGGGTTCTACAACTATGGCTTCATTGGACTATCCCTGGCTGGCACACTAGCCGCCGGTGACGATTCAATTGTGGCTGTCTATGGTGGCGGCGGCTCTTACCCAAACTTAACGTATGCCTCAGATAATGCCAGATCGCCCTTTCTCACCTTCGGGCCAAATGGCGAGGTATACATTAGACACTTTGGGAATACTCACATTATTGACCGAGGCGGCACCCCGCTAAACCAAGCTGACGATACGGTGTACACCCCGCGCTTAGGCAGTAATGCTATCTATGGCGGCGTCACCGTTAACTATATCAACGGGTTTTCATTCAACGAGGCAAACGACCTTGTATACATCGCTACTCCTGAGCACGGACTCTTCGCAGTAGACACGCAGGGCACACCTAACCCAGCCGATGACACGCTTCACTTTCGATACTACTCTGGCTCCACTCCACCTCTGTCCTATATGGGGGAGCCCGTCGATGCTGTTGGCCGAGTTCAGGTGTCCACCACTTCTCCCGACCTCCTTCTAGCCCTTTCCTCACCGACATTCCTCCACACACAGGGTACGCTCACTGTGGCCGATGACACATTTGATGCCGTAATCCCCACCAGCTCTACATATAATGACCCCCTCATTCAGGGTAAAACCATTACCGACACCGCAGAGGATATTTCCACAGGCGCCCTCTACCTAGAAGTTAGTGACGGGACACACTATTTGTTTGATCCCAACCATGTACTGTCCACTAAGACGTACCTGCACACACTCACCCCTACGAATTCTTTTTCATTTATCCTGTTCTTTTTGGCAACAACGGAGACAATCATAAGCTCACCCGGGCTCCCCTACCCAACCAGCCGCTCCATTAAGGACGCCTTTGCAACGAGCCGAGACATTACCACCTATGTCGATATCACCGCCGATCCAAAACCAGCTCTCCTCAGCTGGACTCAAACCACACCAACTGGCACCAGCATTACCACTCGAACCCGCTCCGGAAATAATGAGGGATCACCTACGGTAATTAGCTTCGACTCTGAGGATGATTTCGCCTACCAACCCGACCCCAATACCTGGAACACCACCACCTTCGAAACTTCATCGGTACACGACGGATCTCTTTTTATCAGCAATCTGGGCGATAACAGCAACCCCAATACCGGCATCTACTTTGGCATCGATACCCTCAAGTCAGCCGGATTCTTTGATGTAGGAAGCAGTGTTCTTGTCCGGTATAGAATCAACAGCAGTACTCTCTCCCCCTCCAGCGTTAATGTATATACCTATACTGATGACTGGTCCGACAACAACAGTACCAATGTTCATCCGGCCATGAATACATGGCAGGAAGACAGTTTCACTGTTGAATACGTCTCCTTCTCCACCATTGGCATTGGCATTGAATTTAATGGCACAGAATGGGACGCGGGCGACTCCTTTGAGATTGATTCCATTACCATTATCCCAACAATTACCTACAGCGAATGGTCCGATCCTTGCCCAAGCACAACTAACTGCCCTATTGAAACCAGCCCTACTGATACCGCCCTTCAATACAAGTTCAGCCTAGCCACCACCGACGAGTTTGCTACGCCCGAGGTTGGCACTGCCACCTTAGACACCGGCTACCCATCTAGCGCCACCTTCACTTCTGCCGTGCTCAATGGTGCGGAAACAGTGAGCTGGGATACCGCAGAGCTTACTGCCACCCTCCCTTCTCTTACTGGCGCTACCGTTGCCACCCGTACTGGCCCCACAAACAGTCCTGATGGAGACTGGTCTACCTGGGAAGGTGTGACTGAAAGTGTTATTGCTTCCCCAGAAAACCAGTACGCCCAGTACCGTCTTACCCTTACCTCATCAAATCCTCTTGCCACTCCTGAGGTTACGAGTGTGGCAGTAACATACTCTCCGGCAGCTGTTGCTACCCCTACTCCTACGGCCACTCCCACACCAACCCCTACTCCTACCCCAACTCCATCGCCAACAGCGACCCCCACCCTTACCGTGGATGAAGATGCCGACGGTATTTCAAATGTCGTTGAAGTTGCCGCCCCAAACTCTGGGGATGCAAACAGTGATGGCACCCTCGATAATGACCAAGAAAACGTCGCCAGCTTTGTAAATCCAGTGACCGAAGGGTACACCAGCTTACAAGTAGATGCCGCATACACTATTACCAGTGTCAGCACTGCCACGGAAGCAAGTAAGCCCGCAGCAGACAGCGGCTTTTCCTACCCAGCGGGACTGGTCAGTTTCACAGCGTCTGGCGGAACCTCTGGCTTTACCGCCACCATCACCCTGTTCTTCTACGGCCTTACTGGTTCAGATTTTGTAGGCCGCAAGTATGATGCCAGCAATCAGAGTTACGCCGCTATCCCGGGTGCTGCGGTATCCCAAGTTACTATTGGTGGTCAGAGTGCAGTGAAGCTGGTCTACAACATCACCGATGGCAGCTCTCTTGATGAGGACGGGGTAGCCAATGGCACTATTGTTGACCCGGTTGGCTTGGCGGCACTTGTTGTAGGAGCGCCAAAGACTGGCCTGCCATAA
- a CDS encoding class F sortase, whose amino-acid sequence MALAWFVQGNRKGPTPTPEVVTSTDTPSEEVVVATDYPFPPLPTESQRLVVPSIGVDGYIQRVGIDQYKNIAVPTNVHLAGWFTQSVVPGEKGLSIIDGHVNGRKGAGIFSKLAQVSKGDEITITLANGTARVFEVVSVTTIPTEEAANSLFSQDPAIERQLNLITCSGIYERASKDFTHRTIVAARLKKS is encoded by the coding sequence GTGGCTCTTGCATGGTTTGTGCAAGGTAATCGTAAGGGACCAACCCCTACTCCAGAAGTTGTCACCTCCACGGACACACCCAGTGAAGAGGTGGTAGTAGCCACAGACTACCCGTTCCCACCCCTCCCTACCGAATCCCAGCGCCTGGTAGTACCTTCAATTGGCGTAGATGGGTATATCCAACGGGTGGGAATCGACCAGTACAAAAATATCGCCGTTCCCACAAACGTCCACTTGGCCGGATGGTTCACCCAGTCAGTAGTCCCAGGAGAAAAGGGGCTAAGTATTATTGATGGCCATGTAAATGGGAGGAAGGGAGCGGGAATTTTTAGCAAATTAGCCCAAGTGAGTAAGGGTGATGAAATAACCATCACTCTGGCAAATGGCACTGCGCGAGTATTTGAAGTGGTGAGTGTAACCACTATTCCTACGGAAGAGGCAGCAAATTCTCTCTTCTCCCAGGACCCTGCCATTGAGAGGCAACTAAACCTTATTACATGCAGCGGGATCTACGAGCGTGCCTCCAAAGACTTTACCCACCGGACTATTGTTGCTGCCCGACTCAAGAAAAGCTGA